A window of the Cicer arietinum cultivar CDC Frontier isolate Library 1 chromosome 6, Cicar.CDCFrontier_v2.0, whole genome shotgun sequence genome harbors these coding sequences:
- the LOC101509925 gene encoding transport inhibitor response 1-like protein Os04g0395600, translating into MIYANLTSKRPSRVSCFEQINMSVKDFPEKCWELVFRFLGQGHDLESVSMACKKFIPITNRVKFSLTLHDRTVLFLPRLLSRFLRLKVIDLSYFNGELKGLLHQISQSELDLDLVNLSNQRTLPIDELRELGSKMVNLKALICSNIGYLHDSHLVLIAYCFPFLEELDISFPLDSQASDFGIVRLSSMLENIRKIDLSGNHLITDKSLMSLCQNCRSMEEISFFKCFKISQIGIVSAIRMRPGLASISFNIEKKRIHGPGLTPLHINLDLIDSLTTLKRLNTIDLSNSFISDEFLISVAGGSSVFLKKLVLQDCCNFTFSGIFYVLSKCQYVQCLDLRKADFLTDESISKLSTFLLNLTSIDLSGCCQLTDSTFFILTRNCPFLSDIKMERTYIGVQGEEDSNSMFNFAINHQVKTVYLGDNILLKDASLIKFSFICPSLQLLDLNACEGISGESIVEVMKRCSEIRHLNLANTIIERFEINFEVSKLGMLNLSGSRIEDEALSIISKWCSGLLLLDIQNCYVTAKGVREVIENCRALKEVNLKNCSLVDDDFVSELKTFTRSSLRKIITPYGVGVYY; encoded by the exons ATGATTTATGCCAACCTAACAAGCAAAAGGCCTTCTAGAGTTTCATGCTTTGAACAG ATCAATATGTCAGTGAAAGATTTTCCTGAAAAATGCTGGGAATTGGTCTTTAGATTCCTTGGTCAAGGACATGATTTGGAGTCTGTTTCTATGGCCTGCAAGAAGTTCATTCCTATTACAAACCGGGTTAAATTTTCTCTAACACTACATGATCGAACAGTTCTATTCCTTCCTCGGCTACTCTCGAGGTTTTTAAGGCTCAAAGTCATAGACCTCAGTTACTTCAATGGTGAACTAAAAGGCTTGCTTCATCAAATTTCACAATCTGAGTTAGACCTTGATTTGGTTAATCTTTCCAACCAAAGAACACTTCCTATTGATGAGTTGCGTGAACTTGGTTCAAAGATGGTAAATTTGAAGGCTTTGATCTGCTCAAACATTGGTTATTTGCATGATAGTCATCTAGTATTGATAGCTTATTGTTTCCCATTTCTTGAAGAGCTTGACATTAGCTTTCCATTGGATTCTCAAGCATCCGATTTCGGGATAGTACGACTATCTTCCATGCTTGAGAATATACGCAAGATCGATCTTTCCGGTAATCACTTGATCACTGATAAATCACTTATGTCTCTATGCCAGAACTGCAGATCAATGGAAGAAATTTCATTCTTCAAATGTTTTAAGATATCCCAAATTGGCATTGTTTCCGCAATCCGAATGAGACCAGGTTTGGCTTCCATTTCTTTTAAcattgaaaagaaaagaatacaTGGTCCTGGTTTGACACCCCTACACATTAACTTGGATTTGATTGACTCATTAACAACCTTGAAAAGATTAAACACAATTGATTTGTCAAACTCTTTTATCTCGGACGAGTTTCTTATATCAGTTGCAGGGGGTTCGAGCGTTTTTCTTAAGAAGCTTGTTCTCCAAGACTGTTGCAACTTTACATTTTCAGGAATCTTTTATGTGTTATCCAAATGTCAATATGTCCAATGCTTAGATCTTCGAAAAGCCGACTTTCTAACCGATGAATCTATCAGCAAGTTATCTACATTTCTTCTTAACTTGACATCTATAGACCTTAGTGGTTGTTGTCAGCTCACGGACTCAACCTTTTTCATACTCACAAGAAACTGTCCTTTTCTCAGCGATATCAAAATGGAGAGAACATATATTGGAGTACAAGGCGAGGAAGATTCCAATTCCATGTTTAATTTTGCTATCAACCATCAAGTGAAAACAGTTTATTTGGGTGATAATATTTTACTCAAAGATGCaagtttaataaaattttctttcatttgtCCAAGTTTACAACTTCTTGACTTAAATGCTTGTGAGGGTATATCTGGAGAATCCATTGTTGAGGTTATGAAGAGATGCTCTGAGATAAGGCATTTAAACCTTGCCAATACAATAATTGAAAGGTTTGAGATAAACTTTGAAGTTTCAAAATTGGGGATGTTGAATTTGTCAGGGTCAAGAATTGAAGATGAAGCACTCTCAATAATCTCAAAGTGGTGCAGTGGGCTATTGCTTCTAGATATCCAAAATTGTTATGTTACGGCTAAGGGGGTGAGAGAAGTAATAGAAAATTGTAGAGCATTGAAAGAGGTAAATTTAAAGAACTGTAGTTTGGTTGATGATGATTTTGTTTCTGAGCTAAAAACCTTTACAAGGTCATCATTGAGAAAAATAATCACACCTTATGGTGTCGGTGTTTATTATTGA